The window AAAAGTAATGGATTTATGCCCATCAATAGCTGAAAAGTATGATATAGAAATAAAAGCTATTGTAAATGAAAAATATGATGTGACAAACACTTCCGTGTCAACTTATCTTGCCAGTAAATTCATTGAGGAAAATGATTTGGATGATTTTATTTTAGTAAATGGAGATAATGTTGTTGATCCGGAAATCATTGCTAAATTAGCTGCTTCTAAAAATACTGGAATGATAATTGACAACTTTAAAGAACTAAATGAAGAATCATTCAAACTTATAATCGATGATGAATCATTAAATGACGAAAAAACAATAGCTAATGGTAAAATTCATTCAATAGGCAAACAATTAGATATTCAATCATCAAGTGGAGAATTTATTGGAGTATCAAAAGTACTTTATGATGATGTGGCAGAATTCAATAGAATTTTAGAAGGATTAATAGAAGAAGACCCACAAAACTATTATGATTTTGCATACAAAGATTTAAGCGTTATTAAAACAATTGATTTTGTTTTGACAAATGGTTTAAAATGGACTGAAATAGATGACCATAAGGATTGGGAAAATGCCAATGCACTAGTAAAAGAATTAGAAGGATAATAAAATAATAAAAGGGATAATATGGCCGAAGTAATTAATAAAATCAAAGCAATTATTTTAAATATAGGCAAATATTTAGTAAGAGGACTATACATAATCGGATCATATGTTATTCCTGTAAATGATAAAATTATTCTCTTTGAATCAAGCAATGGTCGAAATTTTACTGGAAATCCTAAGTCT of the Methanobrevibacter ruminantium genome contains:
- a CDS encoding phosphocholine cytidylyltransferase family protein produces the protein MIGVILAAGMGTRLMPLTKDIPKALLEINEMTLLERMIKNCINADIKKFIVVVGYNKEKVMDLCPSIAEKYDIEIKAIVNEKYDVTNTSVSTYLASKFIEENDLDDFILVNGDNVVDPEIIAKLAASKNTGMIIDNFKELNEESFKLIIDDESLNDEKTIANGKIHSIGKQLDIQSSSGEFIGVSKVLYDDVAEFNRILEGLIEEDPQNYYDFAYKDLSVIKTIDFVLTNGLKWTEIDDHKDWENANALVKELEG